Proteins encoded in a region of the Populus nigra chromosome 3, ddPopNigr1.1, whole genome shotgun sequence genome:
- the LOC133688777 gene encoding inositol transporter 4-like → MVEGGVVKAADKTEFTECWKVTWKTPYIMRLAFSAGIGGLLFGYDTGVISGALLYIKEDFEAVGRNTFLQELIVSTCVLGAIFGAAIGGFCSDSLGRRKTILVADFLFFVGAIVMAVAPHPWIIIVGRFLVGLGVGMASMTAPLYISEASPARIRGALVSMNGLMITGGQFLAYLINLAFTRAPGTWRWMLGVAGTPALIQFVLMLSLPESPRWLYRANKVDEARTVLARIYPPDEVESEINALKESVQNEKEIEDSIGTTTLSKVKGAFKDPVVRRGLYAGITVQVAQQFVGINTVMYYSPTIVQFAGFASKSVALALSLVTSGLNALGSIISMLFVDRYGRRKLMIISMFGIITCLVVLAIVFQQASIHSPGISQVESAHFGANSTCPSYFSNVNKNKWDCMSCLKAQCSFCSNAENQYHPGACLVSNKDLKGSCLAQKGVWFEEGCPSKIGFFAVILLGLYIISYSPGMGTAPWIVNSEIYPLRYRGVGGGIAAVANWTSNLIVSLTFLTLTETLTVAGAFLLFAGISFLALIAIFFLVPETKGLQFEEVEKMLKSGFRPKLFGKNTKGADSV, encoded by the exons GGGTTATTTCTGGTGCCTTGCTTTACATTAAAGAGGATTTTGAGGCTGTTGGCAGAAACACCTTTCTACAG GAATTGATTGTAAGTACTTGTGTTTTAGGAGCAATTTTTGGTGCTGCAATTGGTGGATTTTGCAGTGACAGTTTAGGGAGGAGAAAAACCATTTTAGTTGCAGATTTTTTGTTCTTCGTTGGTGCAATAGTCATGGCTGTTGCTCCACATCCATGGATTATTATTGTTGGAAGATTTCTAGTTGGCTTAGGAGTTGGAATGGCATCCATGACTGCCCCTCTTTATATATCAGAAGCTTCACCGGCACGAATTCGAGGTGCTCTTGTTAGCATGAATGGCCTGATGATTACTGGGGGACAGTTCTTGGCTTACCTCATCAATCTGGCTTTCACTAGG GCTCCTGGAACTTGGCGTTGGATGCTTGGGGTGGCCGGAACCCCTGCTCTAATTCAATTTGTGCTGATGCTGTCGCTTCCTGAGTCTCCTAGATGGCTCTACCGAGCG AACAAGGTTGATGAGGCTAGAACTGTTCTCGCGAGAATATATCCTCCTGATGAAGTTGAGAGTGAGATAAATGCCTTGAAAGAATCCGTTCAAAATGAGAAGGAAATTGAAGATTCTATTGGAACAACCACACTCTCTAAAGTAAAGGGTGCTTTCAAAGACCCTGTTGTCCGCAGGGGACTCTACGCAGGCATTACAGTTCAAGTTGCTCAGCAATTTGTGGGCATCAATACTGTCATGTATTATTCCCCGACCATAGTTCAGTTTGCTGGATTTGCTTCAAAATCAGTGGCCTTAGCCCTTTCTCTGGTTACTTCTGGCCTCAATGCTCTCGGCTCCATCATCAGTATGCTTTTCGTTGATAGATATGGGAGGAGAAAGTTGATGATTATCTCAATGTTCGGCATCATTACTTGCCTTGTGGTTCTCGCGATCGTGTTTCAACAAGCTTCCATCCACTCTCCGGGGATTAGTCAAGTAGAATCTGCACATTTTGGTGCTAACTCTACATGTCCAAGTTATTTCTctaatgtaaataaaaataaatgggacTGCATGAGTTGCTTGAAAGCACAATGTTCTTTCTGTTCTAATGCTGAAAACCAA TACCATCCTGGAGCCTGCCTAGTTTCAAACAAGGATTTAAAAGGTTCATGTCTTGCGCAAAAAGGCGTTTGGTTTGAGGAAGGTTGCCCAAGCAAAATTGGATTCTTTGCGGTTATACTTCTCGGCTTGTACATTATTTCCTACTCGCCTGGAATGGGAACTGCGCCGTGGATCGTAAACTCGGAGATATACCCACTGAGATATAGGGGTGTAGGTGGAGGAATAGCAGCAGTGGCAAACTGGACTTCAAATCTGATTGTGAGTCTAACCTTCTTAACACTCACTGAAACCCTCACCGTTGCCGGAGCCTTCCTGCTATTCGCTGGAATTTCTTTCCTTGCACTTATCGCCATCTTCTTCTTGGTACCTGAAACCAAAGGTCTACAATTCGAGGAGGTTGAGAAGATGCTGAAGTCTGGGTTCAGACCAAAACTATTCGGTAAAAACACAAAAGGAGCCGATTCTGTCTGA